A single region of the Thunnus maccoyii chromosome 10, fThuMac1.1, whole genome shotgun sequence genome encodes:
- the etv1 gene encoding ETS translocation variant 1 isoform X4 yields the protein MLQDLSASVLFPPCLQHRSFAQVPDNDEQFVPDFQTENLAFHGLQLKIKRELHSPCSELSSNCSQERPFKLQYGEKCPYNVSAYEQKQPAGMKPSSPVTPPCSTPVSPLHHASPTAAPTPKPDRTYTHIPSSQPLPDNAYSMDHRFRRQLSEPCHSFPSPPTITRDGRPIYHRQMSEPSIPFPPQGFKQEYPDPLFEHPAMMGAPLPHTYPATMMIKQEPRDFTYDSAEVPSCHSVYLRQDGYLTHTNRTEGCMFDKVARHFYDDTCVVPEKVEGDIKQESGLYREGPSYQRRGSLQLWQFLVALLDDPSNSHFIAWTGRGMEFKLIEPEEVARRWGIQKNRPAMNYDKLSRSLRYYYEKGIMQKVAGERYVYKFVCDPEALFSMAFPDNQRPVLKTDIERQINEEDTVPLSHFDENMAYVQEGPYCQPHPYSEGYVY from the exons TGGCTTTCCACGGACTGCAGCTGAAGATCAAGAGGGAGCTGCACAGCCCGTGTTCAGAGCTGAGCTCCAACTGTAGTCAAGAACGGCCCTTCAAACTCCAGTATGGAGAGAAGTGCCCGTATAACGTCAG TGCCTATGAGCAGAAGCAGCCTGCAGGAATGAAGCCCTCCAGCCCAGTGACGCCCCCTTGTAGCACCCCCGTGTCCCCCCTCCATCATGCCTCACCCACAGCGGCCCCAACACCCAAGCCAGACAGGACCTACACCCACATACCGTCCTCACAGCCTCTCCCTGATAACGCCTACTCTATGGACCACAG ATTTCGACGTCAGCTCTCAGAGCCGTGCCACTCGTTCCCCTCCCCGCCGACGATAACTCGGGACGGACGACCCATCTACCACAGGCAGATGTCAGAGCCCAGCATCCCCTTCCCTCCTCAAGGCTTCAAGCAGGAGTACCCCGACCCCTTGTTTGAACACCCGGCCATGATGGGTGCGCCGCTACCCCACACATACCCCGCCACCATGATGATCAAGCAGGAGCCGCGGGACTTCACCTATGACTCAG CTGAAGTGCCTAGCTGCCATTCTGTCTACTTACGGCAAGACGGCTATCTGACTCACACTAACAGGACTGAAG GTTGTATGTTCGACAAAGTGGCGAGGCATTTCTACGATGATACCTGCGTTGTGCCTGAAAAGGTTGAAG GTGACATCAAGCAGGAGTCAGGCCTCTACCGTGAGGGCCCGTCGTACCAGCGCAGAGGCTCGCTGCAGCTCTGGCAGTTCTTGGTGGCTCTGCTGGACGACCCGTCCAACTCCCACTTCATCGCCTGGACAGGCCGCGGCATGGAGTTCAAACTCATTGAGCCAGAGGAG GTGGCACGTCGATGGGGGATACAGAAGAATCGACCGGCGATGAATTACGACAAGCTCAGCCGATCGTTGCGCTACTACTACGAGAAGGGAATCAtgcaaaag GTGGCCGGCGAGAGATACGTCTACAAGTTCGTGTGCGACCCCGAGGCCTTGTTCTCCATGGCGTTCCCCGACAATCAGCGGCCGGTGCTGAAGACGGATATAGAGCGGCAGATCAACGAGGAGGACACGGTGCCGCTGTCGCACTTCGATGAAAACATGGCTTACGTACAGGAGGGGCCCTACTGCCAGCCGCACCCCTACAGCGAGGGCTACGTTTATTAA